The Burkholderia cepacia ATCC 25416 genome includes a window with the following:
- a CDS encoding APC family permease has product MSQAGLRANSTSDVEATISHDSTGHTLHRGLTWKDAFWVTSGVPAGVLFTIGGVCATIGQPAWAIWIAAITMGLIQSATYAEISGLFPHKSGGASVYGAIGWVRYSKLIAPVSVWCNWLAWSPMLALGCGLAASYALTSLFPANAAVLHWQLKVADLGFIKPGLSLRINATFIIATILLLITFKLQHSGASKAARTQRILGIASLTPLLIVGIVPFVTGDVPMSNLLPLLPLGHDAHGNLTTATFGSWNGQGVTMALGAMFMAGWASYGFETAVCYTREFRDPRRDTAKAIFWSGALCLVVMTLVPMAFQGALGTQAMLDPSIGDGTGVAAAMAKIVGGGAWVANAVVVMLMLSILLIVMTSMMGSSRTLYQASVDGWLPKYLSHVNEHGSPTRAMWTDLGFNLVLLMMSDYMTVLSISNVCYMLFVFLNLQSGWIHRMDRGNWDRPFRCPTWLLVAGSICGYANLVYVGAGANLQGEGTLRNGLIAMLLIVPVFLFRHYWQDRGRFPTQMQRDMELEVPKRAMWLNLMPYAALVGAGLTIWLSYYFAWVK; this is encoded by the coding sequence ATGAGTCAGGCAGGACTGCGTGCGAACAGCACCAGTGATGTTGAGGCAACCATCTCACATGATTCGACGGGCCACACGCTGCATCGTGGCCTGACTTGGAAAGACGCTTTTTGGGTAACGAGCGGCGTGCCGGCAGGCGTGCTGTTCACGATCGGCGGCGTATGCGCGACGATCGGCCAGCCCGCGTGGGCGATCTGGATCGCCGCGATCACGATGGGGCTGATTCAGAGCGCGACTTATGCGGAAATATCGGGGCTATTTCCCCATAAATCGGGCGGCGCGTCCGTATATGGCGCGATCGGCTGGGTCCGTTACAGCAAGCTGATTGCCCCGGTTTCCGTGTGGTGCAACTGGCTCGCATGGTCGCCGATGCTCGCGCTCGGCTGCGGCCTCGCGGCGAGCTATGCGCTCACGAGTCTCTTTCCCGCCAACGCGGCGGTGCTGCACTGGCAGCTCAAGGTTGCGGATCTCGGGTTCATCAAGCCGGGTCTGTCCCTGCGGATCAATGCGACGTTCATCATCGCGACGATCCTGCTTCTCATCACGTTCAAGCTTCAACACAGCGGTGCATCGAAGGCGGCGCGCACGCAGCGCATTCTCGGCATCGCGTCGCTCACGCCGCTGTTGATCGTCGGCATCGTGCCGTTCGTCACGGGCGACGTGCCGATGTCGAACCTGCTTCCGCTGCTGCCGCTCGGTCACGACGCACACGGTAATCTCACGACCGCGACGTTCGGCTCGTGGAACGGGCAGGGCGTCACGATGGCGCTCGGCGCGATGTTCATGGCCGGCTGGGCGTCGTACGGCTTCGAGACGGCCGTCTGCTACACGCGCGAATTCCGCGACCCGCGCCGCGATACCGCCAAGGCGATCTTCTGGTCGGGCGCGCTGTGCCTCGTCGTGATGACGCTCGTGCCGATGGCGTTCCAGGGGGCGCTCGGCACGCAGGCGATGCTCGATCCGTCGATCGGCGACGGCACCGGCGTCGCGGCCGCGATGGCGAAGATCGTCGGCGGCGGCGCGTGGGTCGCGAATGCGGTCGTCGTGATGCTGATGCTGTCGATCCTGCTGATCGTGATGACGTCGATGATGGGCTCGTCGCGCACGCTGTACCAGGCATCGGTCGACGGCTGGCTGCCGAAGTACCTGTCGCACGTGAACGAGCACGGCTCGCCCACGCGCGCGATGTGGACCGATCTCGGCTTCAACCTCGTGTTGCTGATGATGTCGGACTACATGACGGTGCTGTCGATCTCGAATGTCTGCTACATGCTGTTCGTATTCCTGAATCTTCAGTCGGGCTGGATCCACCGGATGGATCGCGGCAACTGGGATCGACCGTTCCGCTGCCCGACGTGGCTGCTCGTCGCCGGCTCGATCTGCGGCTACGCGAACCTCGTCTATGTCGGCGCGGGCGCGAACCTGCAGGGCGAAGGCACGCTGCGCAACGGGCTGATCGCGATGCTGCTGATCGTGCCGGTATTCCTGTTCCGCCATTACTGGCAGGATCGCGGCCGGTTCCCCACGCAGATGCAGCGCGACATGGAACTCGAGGTGCCGAAGCGCGCGATGTGGCTGAACCTGATGCCGTATGCGGCGCTGGTCGGGGCGGGGCTCACGATCTGGTTGTCGTATTACTTTGCGTGGGTGAAGTGA
- a CDS encoding choline sulfate utilization transcriptional regulator — protein sequence MSKSEPLPSMQALRAFESAARLASFTAAARELGSTQPAVSQQVFQLEAELGVPLFERSPRGVTLTADGECLYEAVRLSLDTLRGATATLRARREHGALTIVTDFGFATYWLMPRLAGLKRVMPDVDVRVVTSQDYDAQRDHGDIAILFGDGHWPSCTAARLFPESVTPVCSPAFRDAHPHVARADHLLALPLLHVQPTRPERWLSWSGWFDAHGLDTAAAARGVTFNSYALVIHAALLGEGVALGWAPLVDELVASGQLVKLLDAPVVTSRGYFLVRPPQRPEPDATHVFRRWLLDACAPA from the coding sequence ATGTCGAAATCCGAACCGTTACCGTCGATGCAGGCGCTGCGCGCGTTCGAATCGGCGGCCCGGCTCGCGAGCTTCACGGCCGCCGCGCGCGAGCTCGGCTCCACCCAGCCGGCCGTGAGCCAGCAGGTGTTCCAGCTCGAGGCCGAACTGGGCGTGCCGCTGTTCGAGCGCAGCCCGCGCGGCGTCACGCTGACGGCCGACGGCGAGTGCCTGTACGAAGCGGTGCGGCTGAGCCTCGACACGCTGCGCGGCGCCACCGCGACACTGCGGGCGCGCCGCGAGCACGGCGCGCTCACGATCGTCACCGACTTCGGCTTCGCCACCTACTGGTTGATGCCGCGCCTGGCCGGGCTGAAGCGCGTGATGCCGGATGTCGACGTGCGGGTCGTCACGTCGCAGGATTACGACGCGCAGCGCGACCACGGCGACATCGCGATCCTGTTCGGCGACGGCCACTGGCCCTCGTGCACGGCCGCGCGGCTCTTTCCGGAATCGGTCACGCCCGTGTGCTCGCCCGCGTTCCGCGACGCGCACCCGCACGTCGCCCGGGCCGACCACCTGCTCGCGTTGCCGCTGCTGCACGTGCAGCCGACGCGCCCCGAGCGCTGGCTGTCGTGGTCCGGCTGGTTCGACGCGCACGGCCTCGACACGGCAGCCGCCGCGCGCGGCGTGACCTTCAACAGCTATGCGCTCGTGATCCATGCGGCGCTGCTCGGCGAAGGCGTTGCGCTCGGCTGGGCGCCGCTCGTCGACGAACTCGTCGCGTCCGGGCAGCTCGTGAAGCTCCTCGACGCGCCGGTCGTCACGTCGCGCGGCTACTTCCTCGTACGGCCGCCGCAGCGGCCCGAGCCGGACGCGACCCACGTATTCCGGCGCTGGCTGCTCGACGCGTGCGCACCGGCCTGA
- the purU gene encoding formyltetrahydrofolate deformylase: MTADSRPDQFVLTLSCPSAAGQVAAVVGFLERHRCYVDALNVFDDDLSNHFFVRCVFHPTDETLQIDALRQEFGPIATALGGGEGDTQWAIHDVNARPKVLIMVSKLEHCLADLLFRWRMGELKMDIVGIVSNHPDFEPLAAQHGLPFRHFRITADTKAQQEAQWLDFFESSGAELVILARYMQVLSQETSAKLANRAINIHHSFLPGFKGAKPYHQAHARGVKLIGATAHFVTDDLDEGPIIEQVVERVDHALRPEQLLAVGRDVECITLARAVKAFIERRVFLNGDRTVVFS; this comes from the coding sequence ATGACCGCCGACTCACGCCCCGATCAATTCGTCCTGACGCTGTCGTGCCCGAGCGCGGCCGGCCAGGTCGCCGCCGTCGTCGGCTTTCTCGAGCGCCATCGCTGCTACGTCGATGCGCTGAACGTGTTCGACGACGATCTCAGCAATCACTTCTTCGTGCGCTGCGTGTTTCATCCGACCGATGAAACGCTGCAGATCGACGCGCTGCGCCAGGAATTCGGGCCGATCGCGACCGCGCTCGGCGGCGGCGAAGGCGACACGCAATGGGCGATTCACGACGTGAATGCGCGGCCGAAGGTGCTGATCATGGTGTCGAAGCTCGAGCACTGCCTCGCGGACCTGCTGTTCCGCTGGCGGATGGGCGAGCTGAAGATGGATATCGTCGGCATCGTGTCGAACCATCCCGACTTCGAGCCGCTCGCCGCGCAACACGGCCTGCCGTTCCGCCATTTCCGGATCACCGCCGATACGAAGGCGCAGCAGGAAGCGCAATGGCTCGACTTCTTCGAGTCGAGCGGCGCCGAACTCGTGATCCTCGCGCGCTACATGCAGGTGCTGTCGCAGGAGACGAGCGCGAAACTCGCGAACCGCGCGATCAACATCCATCATTCGTTCCTGCCCGGTTTCAAGGGCGCGAAGCCGTATCACCAGGCGCATGCGCGCGGCGTGAAGCTGATCGGCGCGACCGCGCACTTCGTCACCGACGATCTCGACGAAGGCCCGATCATCGAGCAGGTCGTCGAGCGCGTCGATCATGCGCTGCGTCCGGAGCAGTTGCTCGCGGTGGGGCGCGACGTCGAATGCATCACGCTCGCGCGTGCGGTGAAGGCGTTCATCGAGCGCAGGGTATTCCTGAACGGCGACCGGACGGTGGTGTTTTCGTAA